The DNA region CGTCTGCCCCGCCTTGTCCTTGCAGCGCTTATTGGCTGCGGACTCGCTGTCTGCGGCGTCATTATGCAGGCTATCGTAAAAAACCCTCTGGCGGACCCCTACATTTTAGGCATATCCTCCGGCGCGTCCCTTGGAGCCACCTCTGCCATCCTTTTGGGGATCGGGGCGTCTCTGGGACCGAACTTCGTGGGAATCAGTGCATTTATCGGCGCTTTTGTTCTGTCGCTGGCAGTCCTCTTCATATCCAACCTTGGGGGGCGGTCAAATTCCATGAAACTCCTTCTGGCAGGCATGGCACTCTCGGCGGTATGCAGCGCTTTTTCCAGCTTCATCGTGTACTTTGCCAATAATAAGGAGGGCATGCAGAGCATTGCTTACTGGCTGATGGGAAGTCTGGCAGGGGCGAAATGGAACGAACTTGCCGTCATCGCGCCCGTAATCATCGTGTCTGTCCTTTTTTTCTGGACACAGAGCCGTGTGCTGAACCTTATGCTCCTCGGCGATGAAACGGCAATCACGATGGGGACGGATCTCCACCTTTACCGTCAGTGGTATCTTCTCATCAGCTCCCTCATTGTGGGATTCGCCGTTTACGCGGCGGGGATGATCGGTTTCGTCGGACTTATTATTCCCCACGTCATGCGTATGTTCCTGGGACCTGACCACAAGAAACTCATTCCTGCCAGCGCCCTTGTAGGGGCTATATTTCTTGTCATATGCGACGGCCTCTGCCGTATCATCATCCCCCATACGGAACTGCCCATCGGCATCCTGATTTCCATGATCGGCGCGCCGTGCTTTATTTATCTCATGATTAAACGAACCTATGGATTCGGAGGGAATGACTGATGGAAATACTTGCGGAAGCAGTCCGGTTTTTTGCCGGCGGCAGACAGATACTCCAGGGGATTGACCTGGAATTGCGGCCAAAGGAATTTTTAGGTATTATCGGTCCGAACGGCAGCGGGAAGAGCACCTTCCTGAAATGCGTCTACCGCGTACAGAAACCGACAACGGGAAAAATTTATTTCAATGGAAAAAAATTAGATGAATTTTCCTATCGTGAATCGGCGCTGAAACTGGCCGTCGTGGCGCAGCACAATTTTTACAATTTTGATTTCTCCGTCTTGGACGTGGTCCTCATGGGATGCTCACCCCATAAGAAAATGATGGAGCGGGACAATGCGGAAGACTATAAAATTGCGCGGGACGCCTTGCGTGTCGTAGGACTGGAAGAATTTGGCGAAAGAAACTTTTCCACTCTTTCCGGCGGAGAACAGCAGCGCGTCATACTTGCCAGAGCGCTCACGCAGCAGACGGAATGCCTTGTCCTTGATGAACCGACAAACCATCTGGATATCAAGTACCAGCTTGAAATCATGGATATCGTGAAAGGTTTGGGTGTGACAGTCATAGCCGCCGTTCACGATCTGAACATCGCCGCCATGTACTGTGACCGCCTCATTGCCATCAGCGGGGGAAAAGTAGCAGGTATCGGTACTCCCAGGGAACTTCTGACGGCAGAATTTATCAAAAAGCTGTATGGCGTGGACAGCCGTGTAGATATAGAAGAATCTACGGGCCGGATGAATATTGTATACCTTCCGCGCCATTGGAAAGAGAAAACGCCGCAGGTTTCAACTTAATAAATCCGGATAAAGCAAAACTCCGGCAATTACGTTTTCAGCAGCGTGTATTGCCGGAGTTTTTTTGCTGCGAGTTTGGATAGTGTGTTTTTGCCGGATGGTGAGCAACATGTTCATAAACCTTAATTTATGACAAGGAAACAAAAAGCTTTATCCTGCTGTTTATGGGGATAAAGCTTTTTTAGTTAAATCGAGATTATCCGGCTCATGCTGGTGATTTTTGCGGTGAAGTTTGAAAAGTGTGTCTTCTGTATTTTTCCTCTTCATCATGGCAGATCATTCACTGATGCTGCAGATGACACCTTACTGTATTCCTCACCACGGGTATAGATCCTTCACATTCGTTCAGGATGACGCCTTGCCGTCCCTCATCATTCTGAATGGGGACAAGAATACCTTGTAAGAAGGGCGGTAAATGAAACAATGACAATGAGTGAAGAATCTATTCCCCTGATGACATCTTACCGTTCTCCTCACAACGGCAGGAGATCCTTCGCTATGACGTCTGATGTTCCTCGTTATTCAGCTCAAGTTTATAATGCTGTTTTAAGGAGAAATAGAATATCTTTTACGATAGGACGGATCATACTGTTTTTGATGTTACAGTTCGAAGCCGTCAGAAGCGTCGCCGGGTTTGGAGAGGCGCCGTGCGATGTCTTCATAATTGTCTTTCAAATGGAAGATGATGAGGTTGAGAGAGGTGCGGATTACTTCCGGATCGAAACTTTCCGGCCTTGTGGTGACGCAGATATCCAGAAATGTGTTGTCGTCTTCGGCAATGCTGTACTTGAAAATGGAATGGGCGGCGTTCAGCTGCTCTAGGAAACGGATGAAAGTTTTACGGGCTGGGCCTGCAGGCGCGACGCCCAGATGGATGCGGAGCAGGGTATACATGCTGTTGTCCGTGATGACGGCAGCTACAAGGCGGTGGCTGCCCGCCGGAATGGCGGTGATGAAAGCTACGGAATCCTTTTCATCATGGGTATCTCTGCGCTGGAAGAAATTCAGGTCATTGTCCTTCATGTATTTTTCGAAGATGCCGGCTTTTACGTTTTTGCCGGGATTGAAATTAATTACTTTTGCCATGGCGCCTCCTGTGCGGGATTTCATATTTCATTCATTATACTATGGGTGCACATAAAAATGAAAAAATATATTATTTCTTTAATAAGGGAACAAATCCTTTCCGTCCCATGGTATAATAACAAAAGCGACTATGGTACGGCAATTTTTATATTTTTGTAATAAATGAAATGTACGGCTACAATTGAATAGGAGGTTAATCTTGGCAAAATCCAGATTACAGATCATTCCCCTGGGAGGCCTGGGGGAAGTCGGGAAGAACATGACTGTATTCCGTTACGGCGACGAAATTATCGTAATAGATGCAGGAATGGCTTTTCCTGATGAAACAATGCCGGGGGTGGATATCGTTATCCCCGACTTCAGTTACCTGATTGAAAACAGGGACAAGATCAAGGCCATTCTCATTACTCACGGACACGAAGACCATATCGGTTCGCTGGCTTATTTACTGCGTGATGTTTCCGCTCCGGTCTATGCGACGCGGCTGACCTGCGGCCTGATTGAAGGCAAGCTGAAGGAACAGAAAATCGGAAAGTACAATTTGAATGTAGTAAAGACAGGCGATGAATTCAGACGCGGTTCTTTCAGGTTCGGTTTCTTCCATGTATGTCATTCCATTCCGGATTCCTGCGGTGTTTATGTCCGTACGCCGGTAGGAACTGTGGTGCATACAGGTGATTTTAAATTTGATCATTCCCCTGTGGACGGAGAACAGACGGATATGCATAAGCTCGCCGAGCTTGGCCGCAACGGTGTGCTTGTCCTCTGCGCCGATTCCACGAATGCCCAGAATCCGGGATATACTTTGTCGGAAGCAGTGGTTTCCAAGTCGCTTAGAGATGCTTTCCACGAAGTCAGGGGACGTATCATTCTTGCCACATTCGCGTCCAATGTGTCCCGCGTACAGATGGCGATTGATGCGGCTGTTGAAAATAAAAGAAAAGTTTGTGTCTTCGGCCGTTCCATGGTCAATGTGGTGGGTATCGCGCTTGAAATGGGTTACCTTAAGGCTCCGGAAGGCACATTTATTGAACCGGAGGAGCTCAATCATTATCGCGATGACAGAATCTGCATCCTCACGACGGGGAGCCAGGGCGAACCTATGGCAGGACTGTCCCGTATGGCGGACGGAAGCCACCGGCAGGTGCAGATCCATGCCGGAGATACGGTCATTATTTCCGCATCGCCGATTCCGGGAAATGAAACGAGCGTCGGCAGGACGATTGATAATCTTATGCGTCTGGGAGCAAAGGTAATTACGTCCCGGACGAGCCGCGTCCATGTGTCGGGCCACGGTTCCCAGGAGGATTTGAAAACGATGCTCTCTCTTGTCCGTCCGAAGTTTTTTGTGCCGGTTCACGGAGAATACAGAATGCTCCGCTCTCATGCGGAATTGGCGGAAAGTTTGGGCGTGCCGAAGCAGAATATTCTTATCGGCGACAACGGGACCGTTTTCGAATTTACGAACCGCAGCGGGAAGATCAATGGCAAGGTGCAGTCCGGCGCTGTCTTTGTAGACGGCCTCGGGGTAGGCGATGTGGGAAATATCGTTATCCGCGACCGCCAGCAGCTGGCGCAGGACGGTGTGTTCATCGTGGTTATCGCTCTTGAAAAGGGGAGCAACCAGGTCGCGGCAGGTCCCGATATCGTATCACGGGGATTCGTTTATGTCCGTGACAGCGAGGAGCTTATGTCCGGCGCAAGAAGCCGTATCGAAAATGTGCTGGAACGGTGCAACACGGGGAATGTGACGGAATGGAACGCTATCAAGACGCAGATCCGCGATGCCCTGGGCAGGTATTTCTTTGAAAAGACGAAGCGCAGGCCGATGATTCTTCCTATTATCCAGGAAGTCAGATAAGCCTCGCGCGGACATAATGAACTGTGATTTCTTTTATGGGGTCGCAGTTTTTTATTGGCCGCGTTTATTGTTTCTGTATGGTAAAATATAGAATAATACTGAACATATTTGACAGGACAGGAGTAGTTATGGACGAATACAGAGCAGGAGAAACAAACGCCGTCGTTTTGGCGGGAATGTGTACCGCCCTGGCGGTGGTGCTTTCCGTCATCGGATTTTACATGCCCCTGATTTCCCTGGTGGTGTTTTTGCTGATCCCTCTTCCTATCGCGTACCTGGGAATGAAGGAGGGGACTTCGTGGTCGATTATTGTCACGGCAGGCATCATGATTTTGGATTCCGTCTTTTTCGGATTCATTTCCGCCGCTTTCCTTTGCGCCATCTTCGGCGTGCTTGGCGTGATACTGGGGATTTGTTACAGAAATAAGGTTTCTGCGACAGTGACGCTTGCCGCGGGAGCGGTCGTAGTGCTTGCCGCTTTGATCGGGCAGGCATTTGCGGCGATGTATATTTTGAATGTGCCGCCCATGATTTTTGGCGGTGAAGCGATGGATAGCATGGAGCAGCAGATGATGGGGCAGATGGCGCAACTTTATTCCGGCGAACTGCTCACGCAGGCGCAGGAGAATGTAAAGCAGATGATGGATTCTATAAGAAAATCCATCCCTGCCGCTACGTTGGGCGCCGCATTTTTCTATACCTGGGCGTCTATGACGCTGGGGAAAAAGATTTTTACCCGTCTCGGCATAAAGGATATCCCCGGAATGCCTTCTTTGGAACGATGGGAACTGCCCCGTTTCTTTCTGGGACTTTATGTTCTGGCATTTGCCATGCAGTACATCACGAATGGAAATGCAACGCTCGAAATGATCCAGTACAATTTGGGACTTGCCTGTGTTCTCGTTTTCTGGCTTCAGGGGCTGGCGGCGCTTTGGTGGATGCCCCGTAAATATCCCTTTGTGAGGCCGCTCCGCTGGATCATCGCAATTCTTTCCGTTATCATCGGAATGGTGCAGATGATCGTCGTTCTCCTGGGGTTGTCCGATATGGTGCTTCAATACAGGAAGAAGAGAAATTACGAATAGCAGCCTGTTTGCAATAAGAACTGCCATAGGGTACGATTACATATAAAGCATCGGTTTCCGGAACCGGGTTGCGTTGGATGAAAAAATGAAAGGAGCACTATGCTCAGCAATATTTGGGTATATAAGAAAACTTCAAAAGTCATGATAAGCCTCCTTTTGGCGGCGGTCCTGGTGCTTGCCACACAGAACTGGCTCCTCGGGCTTTTAATGTTTATCGTGACCGCGGCGGCTGTCGTCTGGGTGAAACGCTCCGACCTTATGCAGGAGCGGCTTCTCATGCGGTATCTTGATGATTTATCATCAGGTGTTTCGGTTGGTACGGTCTATGCGGTGCGGAATCTTCCGCTGGGAATTGCCGTTGTGGACGAGAAGAAAAAGCTCGTCTGGGCAAACGGCGTATTTCGTTCATGGATTGCCGGTACGGAAGAGGGAACGCCTCTCCGGGATATTATCCAGGGACAGAAAGTAGCCAAGCTCTGGGGGAAGGCGGGGTGGTTTGACTGCCATGCGGGAGGAACGTTTTTCCGTGTATTCCATAAATGGGTTCCTTCTGATGAGCCGGACGGAGCATCTTTCATGGTGCTTTACTTCATGGACAGGAGCGATGTGGAGAAATCTTTGAAAGAGTCGGAAGAGGCACGCCCTGTCTTTTGTCTGATCCGCATAGACAATATACAGGAAGTGACGGCGGAGATGAGTGATGTGGAGCGGTCCGCCCTGCTCTCTGATGTGACGGAGAAAGTGCTTGCTACGTTCAACAGCCATGATGGATTTATCAAGCAGTACAATGCGTCTGATTTTGTGGCCTGTATTTCGTCAAAGGCCCTGCAGGATATGATGGATTCTAATTTTGAAATACTTGACCGGGTGCGGGAAATCCATACGGTGAACCGTATTCCCGTGACCTTGTCCATCGGCATCGTAAAAAGTGACGAATCTTTTAACCGCCAGTATGAAGAAGCCCAGGTGGCGCTTGATCTGGCTCTTGGCCGCGGCGGGGATCAGGCCATCGTCCGTCTCGGGGAAGATGTAAAAGCCTTTGGCGGCAAAGCGCCTGCTTCGGTGAGCAGTACCCGTGTCCGCGTCCGTGTGGTGGCGCAGGCGCTCCGTGAGATCATTAACGAAGCGGATATGGTTCTCATTATGGGGCACGCCCATGAAGATTTTGACGCGCTTGGGGCCGCGGTAGGTGTTTCCCACCTGGCGAGAGTGTCCAAGGTGGAAGCGCACATCGTCATTTCCAAACAGGATGATACGTCCAGGAAAATGATCCAGGCTATACAATCCAGCGGCTTGGCGGAAGGGCTTCTTATTGATGAGGGCAAGGCGAAAAGCCTCGTGACGGATAAGACGGTGGCTATTGTCGTGGACACGCATATCCCCGAACTGGTGGCGGCGCCGGAACTGCTGAGGAAAGTGCAGAAGAAAGTCGTTATCGATCATCACCGCCGTGCGGCAAGCATTATCGACAGTCCGCTTCTGACGTACATGGAACCGTCGGCATCTTCCGCTTCGGAACTGGTGACGGAACTGATCCAGTACTATGGCAGCGAAGAAGAAATGAATGCACTGGAAGCATCCTGCCTTTATGCGGGGATGGTGGTGGACACGAAGAGCTTTACCGTCCAGACAAGTGTCCGTACGTTCGACGCGGCAAGTTATCTCAGGCGGTGCGGCGCAGACACCGCTTTGGTTAAAAGGCTCTTTTCGATGGACCTGGCGTCCATCAAGATTAAATCCATGATTTTGGCCGATATGAAACAGGTGGATGAATACATGGCCTTTGCCGTATGTCCGGAGGGCACGGCGGATTCCCAGATTATCGCAGGACAGGTGGCGGATTTCCTTGTCACCGTGCAGAAGATACGGTGCAGCTTCCTTTTCTACTATACGGAGAACGGACTCTGCCTTTCCGCGCGCTCCGACGGGTCTGTTAATGTGCAGATTGTCATGGAACAGCTTGGCGGCGGCGGCCATCAGACAGTGGCGGGAGCGCAGTTCGGCACTGACGGCAATATAGAAGATATAACAAAGGCGGTTGTTGCCAATGTTCGTAAACAAACGGAGGAGGAAAAAGAATGAAAGTAGTATTGCTTCAGGATGTAAAGAAATTGGGGAAAAGAGGCGATGTTGTCGAAGTAGCGGACAGCTATGGCCGTAATGTCCTCATTCGCCGCGGACTTGGCGCGGAAGGAACGAAAGCCAATCTGAATACGGCAGAACAGCGCCGTGAATCTAAAGAATTTAAATCCAAAGTGGCTGCGGACGAAGCGGTCATCATGGCATCCCAGCTGAAGAAAGTAAAAGCGGTCATCAAAGTGCAGTCCGGTGAGGACGGACGGGTTTTCGGCAGTGTCACGGCAAAAGATATTTGTGATGCCGTTAAAGAGCAGTATGGGTTTGAACTGGATAAGAAAAATATCAGGCTGAAAAATCCGATCAGGACCACAGGAGAATATGATGTGGAAGTCTGGGTACACCAGCAGGTCACCAGCGAAGTACATATTTCCGTAGTTGCGGAATAAAAATTTCTTGTTCCTGCGGGGGATTCTTTAGCAGCAGAAAATAAAAGCGGCAGTTAAAAAATAATCTTCTTCCCTTAACCGGGGGAGGAGATTTTTATTTTGAAAAAATTTCTTGCTCCTATTGTAAACTTTATTAAAAATTATAATTGACAAAAATAAAAACGGTTACTACACTTAGAAAAGATGTTGGCTGCCCGGAAACGGGCGGAAAATAAAGGGGGAAGTATTATGGGAGAAGAAAAGGTATTGTACAGCGTGAAAATGCGTTCCAGTCTTGGCGGTGCCCACGGCGTGGGCGGACAGCATATTTCCGGAGCGGAGAGGATTGTAACAAAGAACAGCGTGGAACAGGAGATGATTTCCATGCTGCACCGTGCCTGGGAACATGACCGCGGCGCGGCGGATTTTATCCAGTTCAAGGTGGAAGCGCTCAGGCATGAGGGAATCACCTGCTGCCCGCTTTTGCCTTTATACCAGATTGACACGGCAACAAAGGAGGAAGGACGGGCGGCGGCGAAAAAAGAACTGCTCCGTTCCGGAGTCAGTGAAACTGCTATGGGGAAAGGATTTGCCATTTTGGAATCGCTGACAGACAGTATGCGCGGCGCGGCAGTCGTTGATGCGGAAACAGGAGAGCGCCTGGACGGACTTGGTATGCGTGGCGTGCGGTGCAGCTGTATGGATTGCGAAGATACGTGCGCATACGAAGCACAGATGGGGGCGAAGGGCCTGGGCGGAGAACATCCGAGGGAAGCGCTCATTCTGGCATCGAAAGTGGCGGCGGCGCCGGGGACGGTGGCGGAGCTTTGCTGGTCGGATGATCCCTTTTATGTGACAGGCTATGTGGGTTCGCCGAAGTTTGGCTACGGACGGATTACGGTGATGAAAGAGAAAGGGGATCCTATCGGCGGCCGCGTATTTTTTGTAAAGCACGGTACGGATATGGACAGGTATGTGGAGTATATGCAGCATCAGACAGTGCTGGTGAGGGTCAAATGAAGCCGGAAAATATTTTCTCCGCTCTTTCCGCGCTGCGGCAGGAAGGGCGGCT from Dialister invisus DSM 15470 includes:
- a CDS encoding DHH family phosphoesterase — its product is MLSNIWVYKKTSKVMISLLLAAVLVLATQNWLLGLLMFIVTAAAVVWVKRSDLMQERLLMRYLDDLSSGVSVGTVYAVRNLPLGIAVVDEKKKLVWANGVFRSWIAGTEEGTPLRDIIQGQKVAKLWGKAGWFDCHAGGTFFRVFHKWVPSDEPDGASFMVLYFMDRSDVEKSLKESEEARPVFCLIRIDNIQEVTAEMSDVERSALLSDVTEKVLATFNSHDGFIKQYNASDFVACISSKALQDMMDSNFEILDRVREIHTVNRIPVTLSIGIVKSDESFNRQYEEAQVALDLALGRGGDQAIVRLGEDVKAFGGKAPASVSSTRVRVRVVAQALREIINEADMVLIMGHAHEDFDALGAAVGVSHLARVSKVEAHIVISKQDDTSRKMIQAIQSSGLAEGLLIDEGKAKSLVTDKTVAIVVDTHIPELVAAPELLRKVQKKVVIDHHRRAASIIDSPLLTYMEPSASSASELVTELIQYYGSEEEMNALEASCLYAGMVVDTKSFTVQTSVRTFDAASYLRRCGADTALVKRLFSMDLASIKIKSMILADMKQVDEYMAFAVCPEGTADSQIIAGQVADFLVTVQKIRCSFLFYYTENGLCLSARSDGSVNVQIVMEQLGGGGHQTVAGAQFGTDGNIEDITKAVVANVRKQTEEEKE
- a CDS encoding 6-carboxyhexanoate--CoA ligase gives rise to the protein MGEEKVLYSVKMRSSLGGAHGVGGQHISGAERIVTKNSVEQEMISMLHRAWEHDRGAADFIQFKVEALRHEGITCCPLLPLYQIDTATKEEGRAAAKKELLRSGVSETAMGKGFAILESLTDSMRGAAVVDAETGERLDGLGMRGVRCSCMDCEDTCAYEAQMGAKGLGGEHPREALILASKVAAAPGTVAELCWSDDPFYVTGYVGSPKFGYGRITVMKEKGDPIGGRVFFVKHGTDMDRYVEYMQHQTVLVRVK
- a CDS encoding ABC transporter ATP-binding protein, with the translated sequence MEILAEAVRFFAGGRQILQGIDLELRPKEFLGIIGPNGSGKSTFLKCVYRVQKPTTGKIYFNGKKLDEFSYRESALKLAVVAQHNFYNFDFSVLDVVLMGCSPHKKMMERDNAEDYKIARDALRVVGLEEFGERNFSTLSGGEQQRVILARALTQQTECLVLDEPTNHLDIKYQLEIMDIVKGLGVTVIAAVHDLNIAAMYCDRLIAISGGKVAGIGTPRELLTAEFIKKLYGVDSRVDIEESTGRMNIVYLPRHWKEKTPQVST
- a CDS encoding FecCD family ABC transporter permease → MKFLKTLGFTMILIALAFLLAAALFWGLSIGTVKLPLDQIYNSVLEQLMGDLPIEAVGRGPVHDIVWLLRLPRLVLAALIGCGLAVCGVIMQAIVKNPLADPYILGISSGASLGATSAILLGIGASLGPNFVGISAFIGAFVLSLAVLFISNLGGRSNSMKLLLAGMALSAVCSAFSSFIVYFANNKEGMQSIAYWLMGSLAGAKWNELAVIAPVIIVSVLFFWTQSRVLNLMLLGDETAITMGTDLHLYRQWYLLISSLIVGFAVYAAGMIGFVGLIIPHVMRMFLGPDHKKLIPASALVGAIFLVICDGLCRIIIPHTELPIGILISMIGAPCFIYLMIKRTYGFGGND
- the rplI gene encoding 50S ribosomal protein L9; amino-acid sequence: MKVVLLQDVKKLGKRGDVVEVADSYGRNVLIRRGLGAEGTKANLNTAEQRRESKEFKSKVAADEAVIMASQLKKVKAVIKVQSGEDGRVFGSVTAKDICDAVKEQYGFELDKKNIRLKNPIRTTGEYDVEVWVHQQVTSEVHISVVAE
- a CDS encoding ribonuclease J, producing MAKSRLQIIPLGGLGEVGKNMTVFRYGDEIIVIDAGMAFPDETMPGVDIVIPDFSYLIENRDKIKAILITHGHEDHIGSLAYLLRDVSAPVYATRLTCGLIEGKLKEQKIGKYNLNVVKTGDEFRRGSFRFGFFHVCHSIPDSCGVYVRTPVGTVVHTGDFKFDHSPVDGEQTDMHKLAELGRNGVLVLCADSTNAQNPGYTLSEAVVSKSLRDAFHEVRGRIILATFASNVSRVQMAIDAAVENKRKVCVFGRSMVNVVGIALEMGYLKAPEGTFIEPEELNHYRDDRICILTTGSQGEPMAGLSRMADGSHRQVQIHAGDTVIISASPIPGNETSVGRTIDNLMRLGAKVITSRTSRVHVSGHGSQEDLKTMLSLVRPKFFVPVHGEYRMLRSHAELAESLGVPKQNILIGDNGTVFEFTNRSGKINGKVQSGAVFVDGLGVGDVGNIVIRDRQQLAQDGVFIVVIALEKGSNQVAAGPDIVSRGFVYVRDSEELMSGARSRIENVLERCNTGNVTEWNAIKTQIRDALGRYFFEKTKRRPMILPIIQEVR
- a CDS encoding YybS family protein — translated: MDEYRAGETNAVVLAGMCTALAVVLSVIGFYMPLISLVVFLLIPLPIAYLGMKEGTSWSIIVTAGIMILDSVFFGFISAAFLCAIFGVLGVILGICYRNKVSATVTLAAGAVVVLAALIGQAFAAMYILNVPPMIFGGEAMDSMEQQMMGQMAQLYSGELLTQAQENVKQMMDSIRKSIPAATLGAAFFYTWASMTLGKKIFTRLGIKDIPGMPSLERWELPRFFLGLYVLAFAMQYITNGNATLEMIQYNLGLACVLVFWLQGLAALWWMPRKYPFVRPLRWIIAILSVIIGMVQMIVVLLGLSDMVLQYRKKRNYE